Below is a genomic region from Miscanthus floridulus cultivar M001 chromosome 1, ASM1932011v1, whole genome shotgun sequence.
AGCGGGCCTGGAACGCCACGGAGCGGAGCGGCGACGCGGACCGGGACTGCGCGCCGAAGAAGAGGAGGTCCGGCGCGTACACGTGGAAGTGGCGAGACAGGCGCGGAAGGTTGCGCGCCCACGTCCACTTGGCGTCCCCGCCGAAGCCGTGGAGGAGGAGCAGCGGCGGCTTGGAGGACGGGGTGGCGGGGCACCAGACGCGCAGCGTGGTGGcgctggcgccgccgccgccgtcatggaggcggaggaggacggggcggaggcggaggcgcgcCAGGAGGTGGAGCGACAGCGCGGCGTCGCGGAAGGCGGccaggcggaggcggaggagcaggcggaggaggagcagcgcGAGGGAGAGCAGCACGAAGAGCGTGGACGCGCCGTGCGGCTGCTGTTTCATGTTCATGGCTGCCGCCAGCGCGGTGACACTGGCACTGGCACTGCCCGCCGTCGCGCGCATGGACGGGACGGAGATGCGCATCGAGGTCGAGGGCACTGACGGAAGGGAAAGTACAAGAAAACGATGCCTTCCCAGATCGGTGGACGGGGACGATGGGCTTGGAGCAGGCAGCAGTGGTGCAGCATGTTTATATAAATAGACTGCCATGCGCCCTAGCCCTCCCCTGCCGGCCTACCCTGTCAGCATGCCACGCCGTTTTGCCGGGCAAATTAATGTCCCTGTTTCCAATTGAAATATTTCAAACAAATTTTATCCCATAAGAAATTATCATCTTTTTTCTCTTTATATTATGATATATCAGTGTATTTAATGTTTATGAAACTCCTGTGAAACTGCAATTGAAATTGGGCTCATCTCTACCTTACGAAAGCGGCTGGGATTCTCGGGCGGTGGATAGGACCACGTAGCCCGTTAACCTGCCACCCGTTGGATCAGCCGCCCGCGCAAGGAAGACCGTCCGATGCGGGTTCGTCGGGCCTGTCGCCCGTCAACCCGGGAACTTGCGAATCATCGCGAACCCGAGCCGAGATCCTCGACCCCCGACCTCGCAAGCCCCTCCTCTCCTACtcctcgacgacggcggcgctgtTGCAGCAAGCTAGCTGCGGGATGGCGACACGACGTGGCCGCGGTTGGCGAAGGCGCAATGGCAGAAGGCCAGCTGCGGGGTCGCGGGGCGGCGTGAtcacgcacggcggcggcggcggcggcgtggtgctAGCGCGGCCGAGGTGGAGGGCGGGCCGCGAATGGAGGCGCATCAGCGTGAGCCGCCGAGGCGGGGCAGCGGCGCAGTGTGGCCGCGGACGAGGAGCATCGCCGCATCGGCGCGAGCGCTACCGAGGCGGGGTGGTGCGACCGAGACAGGGTGGCGTGGCCGCGGACGGCGGTGCACACCGTGCGCGCGCCGGCGCCACTGCAACGGGACTACGGGAGAGGAGGACGCGGCCGACGGCGCTGCAGACGACGCCGGGTAGTGCTTCGTGGACCCGAACCGGGTGATACAGATGGCCCCGCCCCTGCTGTTGCCGGCGCTCGCTAGGCCGTGCCGGCGGCGGGCTGCCTTCGTGGTGCTGCTCCCGTGCTCCAAGGTATGCAATAGCATGCACTCCACCTGTTCGCTCAAATGCCTGTGGTAGATGGAAATCAGTTTTAGCCTACGAGTAACACGCTGTACAATCCAGGGATCCATCATAAGCAGGAAGTGCATACTGATGTATCCACGCTAATTGTAGCTGTAGTGAATGGTGATTAGCACATGCGAAGTGTATAGACTGAACATACCGGTCGAGCAACAGAGCAGGATTAGTTGATTCAGTAATACTGTCCATGTTCATCATGTGATTTATACTCTTCCATATTGAACAGAAGCATTTCAGTGTGTCCTTTTGTCTTCTGGAATACATAACTGGATGTATTATCTGTTGTTGATTCACATTTGGTTGGCAATCTTCAGATGAACTGTGATACCCAAAACAAAACTGtgacaccctgttcgcttggcttataagccgtactttttcagccaacgaacattatttttctctcacaacaaatcagccaacagtactttcagccatggcttatcagtcaagcgaacagggcaatctATGTCATGTTTTAGAAGAATCATTAGTCCCACACAGACACAGTACACAAGCACAGAAGAGGACCTGTGTCATTCCAAGGGCAGAACCTAAAACTGTTGTCACCAGAAGTATTTTCCTCAATGAAACTTCCTTCAAAAAATGAATTATACACGTCCTAGAAATTCTATAGTAAATCCCAAGCTTATTTGTGCTGAAATTTATGAAAAGATAGCACATGAAGATAGCAATTAAACATTTAAGCTGATAAAATAAGTCTGTGAACATACATGAAGAAAAACATGGCACAGTCTGATTGCGGTGTTGCTTGCCAAAGGAATACGAACAAGGTGGGTAGGAATATGCTGGCTTGCTTTACCTCATTCCAGAACTGCATGATACGCTGCTTAGAGCTCTTCATGGGATTCTCAAAGTCCATTGTCACAACAAGATCGTTCATAACTTTCACCCATAATCGTTCACTGGATCATGTAATCTTGATTGCGCGCTTTTCATTATTTAAAAACGATCTCTTGCTAATGAATAACAATCTTATCCTGTTTCCACAAGCCTCATTTAAGAGACAGGTAAAGAAAGTGACAACAGAGCCATGTGAGAGTGTATCTTTGAAGTATCCTTGCTCTGTGTCTTAGTCTCCTAGAGCCCTGGTTATCATGTCGCATGGCTCGGTACAACTTTTAAATTTTTTAGTATAAAAAGCTCTCCTCGCTACTTGATAATATTAGATTCAGTATAATCCATGTTTTGCAAGCTACAACACTTATGTTTGTCCATCACAAACTGAACTAAATGTTTGCATCTTGCAGTTTGTATATGCAATCCTAAAATAATTTTCCTAATAGTTTGGGGGACAAATCCAGAAGAAAGCTCAATGCCATTCAACTTGATCTGTTCTTACAAATTACCTACAGAACAGAATCAGTTTGGTGTTCTAATTATATGATCTGAGTTAAAAACAAACAAATTCAGTTGTATAAGAGATTTAAGTGAGCCTCTACTACATTTCACTAAGGTTGTTTCTGAAGTATGGTTCACAGATCAAATAGTGCCGATGCAAGCTCAAATTAAATTCGATCGTTTATGACTTCTGTCAACTTGTTATTAGTCGATCTTGCAATTGCTAAAAGTATGCTAACTACACGAACTACATTGCATATTTGTTGCATATTTTAGCTTATTCTTGCAATACATCAGCAGGCACATATTTAGTTACCTGTTGCTCCTATATGTCACACTTTCGAGCTCACGTGCCAAGGCACATCAAAGGAGGGCTTGAAATTTTAACCATCACAGACTGATTGCTCCAGCGAGTAAACACAAGGATCATTGCACCATCATTTTATTCTTAAGATAGTTTctattaaaaaatatatacttcaaCTGAGAATTTGGTATGTTACTTTACAGAGATTCATGTAAGCTACCAACCTTAGGTATATGCTATTTCTTTTGTTCTAATGTATTCCTCAAATTTATGGTGACAAGTTACCTCACTTAACATTGGTAATTAACAGCTGCTCTACCTTAGTCTGTAAGTCCCATTGCGTACACTGCAGTGACAAGTTAAAAAAAAATGCAGTTATTTGTAGAATAACTCAAAATATACAACATCATTCATAACCTATCATTTGCCTTCACATTTGATTGGAGctctaccatttggagttcatgtaATAATCACTACAAGAACAAAAGATCGGTACGTCACTCCAGAAATTACGCCACGCCAAATTACTCCATGTTTTTCCCCTACCGATACAGGGTCAACAAAGAGAGGGCTGGCCATTTTGGATAGCTAGAGACATCCACAGGCTGATTTACTCTAGCAAGGGCGCAGCAAAGCTGCGCCTGTTTTCTAGTCATAACCCTAAATCCCTAATACATCGTTTGACATCCTCTCCCATGTTCTTCGTTGGAGGAGTTAAAGGTGGAGTCAAAGAAAGGAGACATAAATTGTAGCTCCAGCTTCTACAAAAATAGCTCTTTGGCTTCTTTGCCAAAATTTGGATCCGGACCCCGAGTCATGCCAAAGAGATCCTACTAGCGAAGTCAGCATGCTTCACCATTTTGCCGGGCAAACGAATCAATACCTGATTTTTCAAAAATGATGAATTAATACCCCCATTCAATTACATGGACAGTTTGGAATTTGGTGGATTGGAGGATGCGGGTGAAGAAAGTCTGAAAGATGATGGGAGAAAGCAACCGGGGACCGGCCGGTTGGTAATAAATGGATAGCATGGCCGTGATCGACAAAGTGACAAGTTTTATGAGGTATAGTCAGGCTCTGTTTGGAAAGGTTGTACAGTTTTTCACCTGTAATATCATTTCACCTGTAATTGGCTGTGCACAAGAATACAATGGTATATTTTTTCAGTGGTAAGCTTCTTGTTTGGGTAGCAGAGACAGCTTGGTGACGCATAGGACGTAATGCGACGCTCTCGCCGATGAACATGGCGATGGTAGCCTCCGACCTCCAGGGGCAAGCCCACGACCTTGAAGCCGGCGACGACACCAACGACTTCACCCTTTACACCAAGAGCCAGTAGCTGAGGTCCCGAGGATGCTCCCCACCATGTCCGACGACGCCACCGCCAAAACCCACTGCTCCAGCCGCCGCTCAGCATGGCCGACGCGTTCTCCCCGGCCGGCACCTCGGCGAGCATGTCGGACACAGTGTTGTTGTAGAAGTAGAAGGCCGCAGAGCTGGGTGCCATTGTCGAGACGGCGCTCGGGGAATTGGGGTCGcgatcgccgccgccgcgcccccgagcgattcttgggtcctcaccgagcgggtgtccccggtcagttgttcccagtcggctccgaccgcgccggtcggagaagagctgtaagcagatgttcggtgtattcctggtcggaaaagcgggtcggagtcggaagcgagtgttgtcccctccttggccagaccttccggtcggagactggatcgctcttccggcctgtcgttaggtatctgggctggcccaggagtcGCGCGtttgttgtaatgccgtctgctgggccgagcttttgctgggaagcggacccattggggaccctgggtttatgaacccaatagaATGATTAGGAATTCTATGTGCTGAAGTGTGGATAATTGGTCATTCTATATTGTAACTAGTACAATCCATTAGGTGGCGGGTAGAATTTCAGATACCTTAAGCTGTTCTAGCTAAGACGGACATAATTGTCATCACACTACTTGTTTAACCATACAACAATCAGTGCCTTCTTCAACTCCTCTGTTATTATCTATGCATGGTCAGCGGTCAGCAAGGAAGAATTGTCAGTGTCCACTTACAGGATTTTGTCATGTTATTACGGGTGATCTTATGCATGCGTTTTGGTAATTCTGCAGTTGCGGGGAGTACCAGGATTGGCTGAAAGGATGGCAGCATTGATGTGTGTGGATTTGGACCGCAGGATTGAAACCGAAGAGGCAGATGAGCAGGATGGTGACGAGAGTGGGAGCTTGGAGCATGTATTGCAAGTAGTCGACAAAGAAAGGGCTAGAGTTCAGGAGAGGGGAAGTGATTCTGTAGCATGGCTGGAACTTGAAGAACTTGGAATTGATGATGACATGCTAGTAGCCTTGGATCTATCTGCAAAATTTCCTGTCTGGTTCTCTTTTTCTAGAAAAAAGAACAGTCTGATTCTTTCCAATGTACAGGTTCTCCATTTTGCTCATTTGTAATATACAGTCAGGAAAAATGGTTATGTGCTTGTTCTCACGTTCCCCATGAAAATAAAAGATTTCACCTGTGAATTTTAGCGTTTTGTC
It encodes:
- the LOC136551817 gene encoding uncharacterized protein isoform X1, giving the protein MAVYLYKHAAPLLPAPSPSSPSTDLGRHRFLVLSLPSVPSTSMRISVPSMRATAGSASASVTALAAAMNMKQQPHGASTLFVLLSLALLLLRLLLRLRLAAFRDAALSLHLLARLRLRPVLLRLHDGGGGASATTLRVWCPATPSSKPPLLLLHGFGGDAKWTWARNLPRLSRHFHVYAPDLLFFGAQSRSASPLRSVAFQARCAAEAMRLLGVTRYDVAGISYGGFVAYRMAAAEASDAVGRLVIMTTGVAATPGEMRAMAAREDRAVEEALLPDTAEGLRFLVRRSMHRPPPWMPDFVLDDFIQLMYVDQKRERAELLHELLKNGSGFDPLPVLTQETLIIWGDKDQVFPVDLGHRLHRLLGERSRLEIVRDAGHALQLEGADHVNRFIKSFLLDERIGPEVR
- the LOC136551817 gene encoding uncharacterized protein isoform X2, with amino-acid sequence MAVYLYKHAAPLLPAPSPSSPSTDLGRHRFLVLSLPSVPSTSMRISVPSMRATAGSASASVTALAAAMNMKQQPHGASTLFVLLSLALLLLRLLLRLRLAAFRDAALSLHLLARLRLRPVLLRLHDGGGGASATTLRVWCPATPSSKPPLLLLHGFGGDAKWTWARNLPRLSRHFHVYAPDLLFFGAQSRSASPLRSVAFQARCAAEAMRLLGVTRYDVAGISYGGFVAYRMAAAEASDAVGRLVIMTTGVAATPGEMRAMAAREDRAVEEALLPDTAEGLRFLVRRSMHRPPPWMPDFVLDDFIQLMYVDQKRERAELLHELLKNGSGFDPLPVLTQETLIIWGDKDQVFPVDLGHRLHRLFRALPCAGVNAGSWERDPG